From a single Streptomyces rubradiris genomic region:
- the rdgB gene encoding RdgB/HAM1 family non-canonical purine NTP pyrophosphatase produces MTRLILATRNAGKITELRAILAEAGLPHELVGADAFPEVPDVKETGVTFAENALLKAHALARATGLPAVADDSGLCVDVMGGAPGILSARWAGRHGDDEANLRLLLAQLSDIAEEHRAAHFACAAALALPDGTERVVEGQLRGTLRHAPAGTNGFGYDPILQPEGETRTCAELSPEEKNAISHRGKAFRALVPVVRELLG; encoded by the coding sequence ATGACCCGCTTGATCCTCGCCACCCGCAACGCCGGAAAGATCACCGAGCTGAGGGCGATCCTCGCCGAGGCCGGACTGCCGCACGAACTGGTCGGCGCCGACGCCTTCCCCGAGGTCCCCGACGTCAAGGAGACCGGCGTCACCTTCGCCGAGAACGCCCTGCTGAAGGCGCACGCCCTGGCCCGGGCCACCGGGCTGCCGGCGGTCGCCGACGACTCCGGGCTGTGCGTGGACGTCATGGGGGGCGCCCCCGGCATCCTCTCCGCCCGCTGGGCCGGCCGGCACGGCGACGACGAGGCCAACCTGAGGCTGCTGCTCGCCCAGCTCTCCGACATCGCCGAGGAGCACCGCGCGGCCCACTTCGCCTGCGCGGCGGCCCTGGCGCTGCCGGACGGCACCGAGCGGGTGGTGGAGGGGCAGCTGCGCGGCACGCTGCGGCACGCCCCGGCCGGCACGAACGGCTTCGGCTACGACCCGATCCTCCAGCCGGAGGGCGAGACGCGGACGTGCGCCGAGCTGAGCCCCGAGGAGAAGAACGCCATCAGCCACCGGGGCAAGGCGTTCCGGGCCCTCGTCCCCGTGGTGCGGGAGCTGCTGGGCTGA
- the bcp gene encoding thioredoxin-dependent thiol peroxidase, giving the protein MSERLQPGDVAPAFTLPDADGNEVSLADHKGRKVIVYFYPAALTPGCTKQACDFTDNLEVLASAGYDVIGISPDKPEKLAKFREQESLKVTLLADPDKKVLEAYGAFGEKKLYGKTVVGVIRSTVVVDEDGKVERALYNVKATGHVAKIIKDLGI; this is encoded by the coding sequence ATGAGCGAGCGACTCCAGCCCGGGGACGTTGCCCCCGCCTTCACCCTCCCCGACGCCGACGGCAACGAGGTGTCCCTTGCGGACCACAAGGGCCGCAAGGTCATCGTCTACTTCTACCCGGCCGCACTGACCCCCGGCTGCACCAAGCAGGCCTGCGACTTCACCGACAACCTGGAGGTCCTGGCCTCCGCCGGCTACGACGTCATCGGCATCTCGCCGGACAAGCCGGAGAAACTCGCGAAGTTCCGCGAGCAGGAATCCCTGAAGGTCACCCTGCTGGCCGACCCCGACAAGAAGGTGCTGGAGGCGTACGGCGCCTTCGGCGAGAAGAAGCTCTACGGCAAGACGGTCGTCGGCGTCATCCGCTCCACGGTGGTCGTGGACGAGGACGGCAAGGTCGAACGCGCCCTGTACAACGTCAAGGCGACCGGCCACGTGGCCAAGATCATCAAGGATCTGGGCATCTGA
- a CDS encoding glucose PTS transporter subunit EIIB, which yields MASKAEKIVAGLGGIDNIEEIEGCITRLRTEVSDASLVDEAALKAAGAHGVVKMGTAIQVVIGTDADPIAAEIEDMM from the coding sequence ATGGCCAGCAAGGCTGAGAAGATCGTCGCCGGGCTCGGTGGCATCGACAACATCGAGGAGATCGAGGGCTGCATCACCCGGCTGCGCACCGAGGTGTCCGACGCCAGCCTGGTCGACGAGGCCGCCCTGAAGGCAGCCGGCGCCCACGGCGTGGTGAAGATGGGCACCGCCATCCAGGTCGTCATCGGCACCGACGCCGACCCGATCGCCGCGGAGATCGAAGACATGATGTGA
- a CDS encoding DUF3618 domain-containing protein — MADTSDTRTPAQIEADIRRRREVLAETLDEIGVRVHPKTVVGDAKAKVVANVDHTVGRAYVQVNRVVSEVRARFTDEEGAPRLERVVPVAMVVVGVVGLLALGARRRRD; from the coding sequence GTGGCGGACACGTCGGACACCAGAACCCCGGCGCAGATCGAGGCGGACATCAGGCGCCGCCGCGAAGTGCTGGCCGAGACGCTCGACGAGATCGGGGTGCGGGTGCATCCGAAGACCGTCGTCGGGGACGCGAAGGCCAAGGTCGTCGCGAACGTCGACCACACGGTCGGACGGGCGTACGTGCAGGTCAACCGCGTCGTGAGCGAGGTGAGGGCGCGGTTCACGGACGAGGAGGGGGCGCCCCGGCTGGAGCGGGTGGTGCCCGTGGCGATGGTCGTCGTGGGGGTCGTGGGGCTGCTCGCCCTGGGGGCCCGGCGGCGCAGGGACTGA
- the sugE gene encoding quaternary ammonium compound efflux SMR transporter SugE, with the protein MAWILLVVAGLLEVAWSIGMKYTEGFTRLVPSLFTGAGIVASMVLLSYAAKSLPIGTAYGVWVGIGAAGAAVLGMVVLGEPVTAARIFFVCLLLVAVVGLKATSGH; encoded by the coding sequence ATGGCCTGGATCCTGCTCGTCGTCGCCGGTCTGCTGGAAGTCGCCTGGTCGATCGGGATGAAGTACACCGAGGGTTTCACCCGTCTGGTCCCGAGCCTGTTCACCGGCGCCGGCATCGTCGCCAGCATGGTCCTGCTGTCCTACGCCGCGAAGTCCCTGCCCATCGGCACGGCCTACGGCGTCTGGGTGGGCATCGGCGCGGCCGGCGCGGCGGTGCTCGGCATGGTGGTGCTCGGCGAGCCGGTCACCGCCGCCCGGATCTTCTTCGTGTGCCTGCTGCTGGTCGCCGTGGTGGGGCTGAAGGCGACCAGCGGTCACTGA
- a CDS encoding ABC transporter permease, with translation MAEGRARRAAEGVRAYRLIAGMWVRSTMAYRASFAMTTFGNFAATFLDFVAIMLMFSRVDALGGYPLPEVAFLYGLSATSFGLADLLIGSMERLGRRVRDGTLDTLLVRPAPVLAQLAADRFALRRLGRVTQGALVLGWSLTRVDVDWTADRLLLMPVMVASGCGIFCAVFVAGAAFQFVAQDASEVQNAFTYGGTTLLQYPPTVFAKELVRGVTFVLPLAFVNWLPATYVLGRPYPLGLPEWTAFASPLVAVACCALAGSAWRAGLRSYRSTGS, from the coding sequence GTGGCTGAGGGACGGGCCCGGCGGGCGGCCGAGGGGGTACGGGCGTACCGGCTGATCGCGGGGATGTGGGTGCGGTCCACGATGGCCTACCGCGCGTCCTTCGCCATGACCACGTTCGGGAACTTCGCGGCGACCTTCCTCGACTTCGTCGCGATCATGCTGATGTTCTCCCGGGTGGACGCGCTCGGCGGCTACCCGCTGCCCGAGGTGGCGTTCCTGTACGGGCTGTCCGCGACCTCCTTCGGCCTGGCGGACCTGCTGATCGGGTCGATGGAGCGGCTGGGCCGGCGGGTGCGGGACGGCACGCTGGACACGCTGCTGGTGCGCCCGGCGCCGGTGCTGGCGCAGCTGGCGGCCGACCGGTTCGCCCTGCGGCGGCTGGGCCGGGTGACCCAGGGCGCGCTGGTACTGGGCTGGTCGCTGACGCGGGTGGACGTCGACTGGACGGCGGACCGGCTGCTGCTGATGCCGGTGATGGTGGCGAGCGGCTGCGGGATCTTCTGCGCGGTGTTCGTGGCGGGCGCCGCGTTCCAGTTCGTGGCGCAGGACGCCTCGGAGGTGCAGAACGCCTTCACCTACGGCGGGACGACGCTGCTCCAGTACCCGCCGACGGTGTTCGCGAAGGAGCTGGTGCGCGGGGTGACGTTCGTGCTGCCGCTGGCCTTCGTCAACTGGCTGCCCGCGACCTATGTGCTGGGCCGACCGTATCCGCTGGGCCTGCCGGAGTGGACCGCGTTCGCCTCGCCGCTCGTGGCGGTGGCGTGCTGTGCGCTCGCGGGGTCGGCCTGGCGGGCGGGACTTCGTTCGTATCGCAGCACAGGGAGCTGA
- a CDS encoding transglycosylase domain-containing protein, with protein sequence MLAAADGDGDGPTGKKAKNAKNAKKGKRPKRTGWRRLVPTWRMVLGTCFGFVLLIIGVLFVGYSLVKIPPANAFATKQANIYLYADGSQIARDTRDSQVNRENVGLAEISKDAQHAILAAEDRDFYSESAVDPKAMIRAAWNTATGKGKQSGSTITQQYVKNYYLAQEQTVTRKAKEFFIAIKLDQNKSKDEILEGYLNTSYFGRGAYGIQAAAQAYYGRDAADLDPARGAYLAALVNAPSEYDVVAHPENRKAAVARWNYVLDGMVKKGWLSQAERTGMKFPMPKEQILSTGLSGQRGYLVEAVKQYLITNKVLTAEQLEAGGYRIRTTIQKDRQNAFVKAVDDQLMSKLDKKNNKVDTYVRAGGASVDPKTGEVVALYGGIDYVKQYTNGATRGDFQVGSTFKPFVFTSAVENGSTTQDGRTITPNTVYDGTNQRPVQGWSGGSYAPENEDQRSYGPITVRKATDLSVNSVYAQMAVDVGPAEVKQTAVDLGLPSDTPDLQPYPSIALGTATASVLEMTEAYATLANHGKHGTYSLVKEITKDGRDEIKLPERNVKQAVSREAADTTTSVLRSVVESGTATAAQAAGRPAVGKTGTAESDTAAWFAGYTPELATVVAVMGQDPVTAKHQPLYGALGQARMNGGGPPTEIWAQYTRDALEGEPVKDFDLRLQQGADRVQEPPATSGTAEPGTDAGQDTGGTATDGGQDTGGPSATPTDGATTGAPADGGQDTGGGAPATGGTATGGTPTTGGNTTTTGGGPATDGGGTATTGGGTPGGGTATGGGTPGGGTDAGGTTAADGGAGGGPGL encoded by the coding sequence GTGCTCGCCGCCGCCGACGGTGACGGTGACGGACCCACCGGCAAGAAGGCGAAGAACGCCAAGAACGCCAAGAAGGGCAAGCGGCCCAAGCGGACCGGCTGGCGGCGCCTCGTGCCGACCTGGCGCATGGTGCTCGGCACCTGCTTCGGCTTCGTGCTGCTGATCATCGGCGTGCTCTTCGTCGGCTACTCCCTGGTGAAGATCCCGCCGGCCAACGCGTTCGCGACCAAGCAGGCGAACATCTACCTCTACGCCGACGGCTCCCAGATCGCCCGTGACACACGCGACAGCCAGGTCAACCGCGAGAACGTCGGTCTCGCCGAGATCTCCAAGGACGCGCAGCACGCCATCCTGGCCGCCGAGGACCGCGACTTCTACTCCGAGTCCGCCGTCGACCCCAAGGCGATGATCCGCGCCGCCTGGAACACCGCGACCGGCAAGGGCAAGCAGTCCGGCTCGACGATCACCCAGCAGTACGTGAAGAACTACTACCTGGCCCAGGAACAGACGGTCACCCGCAAGGCCAAGGAGTTCTTCATCGCGATCAAGCTCGACCAGAACAAGTCCAAGGACGAGATCCTGGAGGGCTACCTCAACACCAGCTACTTCGGTCGCGGCGCTTATGGCATCCAGGCCGCCGCCCAGGCCTATTACGGCCGTGACGCCGCCGACCTGGACCCGGCCCGCGGCGCCTACCTCGCCGCGCTCGTCAACGCGCCGAGCGAGTACGACGTCGTGGCCCACCCGGAGAACCGGAAGGCGGCCGTCGCCCGCTGGAACTACGTCCTGGACGGCATGGTCAAGAAGGGCTGGCTCAGCCAGGCCGAGCGCACCGGCATGAAGTTCCCCATGCCCAAGGAGCAGATTCTCTCCACGGGACTGTCCGGGCAGCGTGGTTATCTCGTCGAGGCGGTCAAGCAGTACCTGATCACCAACAAGGTCCTCACGGCCGAACAGCTGGAGGCCGGCGGCTACCGCATCCGCACCACCATCCAGAAGGACCGGCAGAACGCCTTCGTCAAGGCGGTCGACGACCAGCTGATGAGCAAGCTGGACAAGAAGAACAACAAGGTCGACACCTACGTCCGGGCCGGTGGCGCCTCCGTCGACCCCAAGACCGGCGAGGTCGTCGCGCTGTACGGCGGCATCGACTACGTGAAGCAGTACACCAACGGCGCGACCCGCGGTGACTTCCAGGTCGGTTCGACGTTCAAGCCGTTCGTGTTCACCTCCGCCGTGGAGAACGGGTCCACCACCCAGGACGGCCGCACCATCACCCCGAACACGGTCTACGACGGCACCAACCAGCGTCCCGTCCAGGGCTGGAGCGGCGGCTCCTACGCCCCCGAGAACGAGGACCAGCGCTCGTACGGCCCGATCACCGTCCGCAAGGCCACCGACCTGTCGGTGAACTCGGTGTACGCGCAGATGGCCGTCGACGTCGGGCCCGCCGAGGTCAAGCAGACCGCGGTCGACCTCGGTCTGCCCTCCGACACCCCGGACCTCCAGCCGTACCCGTCCATCGCGCTCGGCACCGCCACCGCCAGCGTCCTGGAGATGACGGAGGCCTACGCCACGCTCGCCAACCACGGCAAGCACGGCACGTACAGCCTGGTCAAGGAGATCACCAAGGACGGCCGGGACGAGATCAAGCTGCCCGAGCGGAACGTGAAGCAGGCCGTCAGCCGGGAGGCCGCCGACACCACCACCTCGGTGCTGCGGAGCGTGGTCGAGAGCGGCACCGCCACCGCCGCGCAGGCCGCGGGCCGTCCGGCCGTCGGCAAGACCGGTACCGCCGAGAGCGACACCGCCGCCTGGTTCGCCGGCTACACCCCCGAACTGGCCACGGTGGTCGCGGTCATGGGCCAGGACCCGGTGACGGCCAAGCACCAGCCGCTGTACGGCGCGCTCGGCCAGGCGCGGATGAACGGTGGCGGCCCGCCCACCGAGATCTGGGCGCAGTACACGCGGGACGCGCTGGAGGGCGAGCCGGTCAAGGACTTCGACCTGCGGCTCCAGCAGGGCGCCGACCGGGTCCAGGAGCCCCCGGCCACCTCGGGCACGGCCGAGCCCGGCACGGACGCCGGCCAGGACACCGGCGGCACCGCCACCGACGGCGGCCAGGACACCGGCGGCCCCTCCGCCACCCCGACCGACGGCGCCACCACGGGCGCGCCCGCCGACGGCGGCCAGGACACCGGCGGCGGGGCCCCCGCGACCGGCGGCACGGCCACCGGCGGTACGCCCACCACCGGCGGCAACACGACGACGACCGGCGGCGGACCGGCCACGGACGGCGGCGGCACCGCCACGACCGGTGGCGGCACCCCCGGCGGCGGCACGGCCACCGGCGGCGGGACGCCGGGCGGGGGCACCGACGCGGGCGGCACCACCGCCGCGGACGGGGGAGCCGGGGGCGGCCCCGGCCTGTGA
- a CDS encoding ATP-binding cassette domain-containing protein yields MGGFITLENVEKVFQVRRRTGFWRRERREVRAVDSLSFTVARGEMVGYIGPNGAGKSTTVKMLTGILTPSAGRLRVAGIDPARERTRLAHRIGVVFGQRTTLWWDLPLIDSYRLVHRMYRIPDARYRRNLERMVDLLELGDLLEVPVRQLSLGQRMRGDIAAALLHDPDVLYLDEPTIGLDVVSKAKVREFLREVNAERGTTVLLTTHDLQDIEQLCSRVMVIDHGRLVYDGPLAGLHEAGESERTLVVDLERELPPVEVPAARVVRVEGPRQWLAFPAGQSAAPLVAHLAARYPLVDLSVREPDIEAVIARMYAERPAP; encoded by the coding sequence ATGGGCGGGTTCATCACGCTGGAGAACGTCGAGAAGGTCTTCCAGGTGCGCCGCAGGACCGGGTTCTGGCGGCGGGAGCGGCGCGAGGTGCGGGCGGTGGACTCGCTGTCGTTCACCGTGGCCCGCGGGGAGATGGTCGGGTACATCGGGCCGAACGGCGCCGGGAAGTCGACCACCGTCAAGATGCTGACCGGGATTCTGACGCCGAGCGCCGGTCGGCTGCGGGTGGCGGGGATCGACCCGGCGCGGGAGCGGACGCGCCTGGCGCACCGGATCGGGGTGGTCTTCGGGCAGCGGACCACGCTGTGGTGGGACCTGCCGCTGATCGACTCCTACCGGCTGGTGCACCGCATGTACCGCATCCCGGACGCCCGTTACCGGCGCAACCTGGAGCGGATGGTGGACCTGCTGGAGCTGGGCGACCTGCTGGAGGTGCCGGTGCGGCAGCTCTCGCTGGGGCAGCGGATGCGCGGGGACATCGCGGCGGCCCTGCTGCACGACCCGGACGTGCTGTACCTGGACGAGCCGACGATCGGCCTGGACGTGGTGTCGAAGGCCAAGGTGCGCGAGTTCCTGCGGGAGGTGAACGCCGAACGCGGCACGACCGTGCTGCTGACCACGCACGACCTGCAGGACATCGAGCAGCTGTGCTCCCGGGTGATGGTGATCGACCACGGCCGGCTGGTGTACGACGGCCCGCTCGCGGGGCTGCACGAGGCCGGGGAGAGCGAGCGGACGCTGGTGGTGGACCTGGAGCGGGAGCTGCCGCCGGTCGAGGTGCCGGCGGCCCGGGTGGTGCGGGTGGAGGGGCCGCGGCAGTGGCTGGCGTTCCCGGCGGGGCAGTCGGCGGCGCCGCTCGTCGCACATCTGGCGGCCCGCTACCCGCTGGTGGACCTGTCGGTGCGGGAGCCGGACATCGAGGCGGTCATCGCCAGGATGTACGCGGAGCGGCCGGCGCCGTAG
- a CDS encoding DUF445 domain-containing protein gives MEPTETRTPPRAASYRTMTAFTPADEERRRGVRRMKLTATGLLLFVAVVYVLAEVAQHAGAGAWAGYVAAAAEAGMVGALADWFAVTALFRHPLGLPIPHTAIIPTKKDQLGVSLGEFVGENFLSEDVVRQRLRAVGIGSRLGAWLAEPEHADRVTAELATALRGALTVLRDSDVQAVVGEAVTRRADAQEIAPGLGKTLEKVVADGGHRRVVDLVVSRAHDWLELHRADVMVAVEGGAPGWTPRFVDRKVGERVYKELLRFVTEMRDMPSHPARGALDRFLTDFARDLQSDTDTRARVERLKSEVLGRGEVQDLIASAWTAVRSMIVTAAEDERSELRRRVRSALLSLGTRMATEEKMQGKVDAWVEGAAVHVVTTYRKEITSLITDTVAGWDAEHTTRKIEAHIGRDLQFIRINGTVVGSLAGLLIYAVSRGLGA, from the coding sequence ATGGAACCTACCGAGACCAGAACACCGCCGCGGGCCGCGTCGTACCGCACCATGACGGCGTTCACCCCCGCCGACGAGGAACGCCGGCGCGGGGTGCGGCGCATGAAGCTCACGGCGACGGGCCTGCTGCTGTTCGTCGCGGTGGTCTACGTCCTGGCCGAGGTCGCCCAGCACGCGGGCGCCGGGGCCTGGGCCGGCTATGTGGCGGCGGCGGCCGAGGCCGGCATGGTGGGCGCGCTCGCCGACTGGTTCGCGGTCACCGCCCTGTTCCGGCACCCGCTCGGGCTGCCCATCCCGCACACCGCGATCATCCCCACCAAGAAGGACCAGCTAGGTGTCTCGCTGGGCGAGTTCGTCGGGGAGAACTTCCTCTCCGAGGACGTCGTACGGCAGCGGCTGCGCGCGGTCGGCATCGGCAGCCGGCTCGGCGCCTGGCTGGCCGAGCCCGAGCACGCCGACCGGGTGACGGCGGAACTGGCCACCGCCCTGCGCGGCGCCCTGACCGTGCTGCGCGACTCGGACGTGCAGGCGGTCGTCGGCGAGGCGGTCACCCGGCGGGCCGACGCCCAGGAGATCGCGCCGGGCCTCGGCAAGACCCTGGAGAAGGTCGTCGCCGACGGCGGGCACCGGCGGGTGGTGGACCTGGTGGTGTCCCGCGCCCACGACTGGCTGGAACTGCACCGGGCCGACGTGATGGTGGCCGTCGAGGGCGGCGCGCCCGGCTGGACCCCCCGGTTCGTGGACCGCAAGGTCGGCGAGCGCGTCTACAAGGAGCTGCTGCGGTTCGTCACCGAGATGCGGGACATGCCCTCGCACCCGGCGCGCGGCGCGCTGGATCGCTTCCTCACCGACTTCGCCCGCGACCTGCAGTCCGACACCGACACCCGGGCGCGGGTGGAGCGGCTCAAGAGCGAGGTGCTGGGCCGCGGCGAGGTGCAGGACCTGATCGCGTCCGCCTGGACGGCCGTACGGTCCATGATCGTGACCGCGGCGGAGGACGAGCGCAGCGAACTGCGCCGCCGGGTGCGGTCCGCGCTGCTGTCCCTGGGCACCCGGATGGCCACCGAGGAGAAGATGCAGGGCAAGGTCGACGCCTGGGTGGAGGGCGCGGCGGTGCACGTCGTGACGACCTACCGCAAGGAGATCACCTCGCTGATCACGGACACCGTGGCGGGCTGGGACGCCGAGCACACCACTCGCAAGATCGAGGCGCACATCGGCCGCGACCTGCAGTTCATCCGGATCAATGGCACGGTGGTGGGATCCCTCGCGGGACTGCTGATCTACGCGGTCTCGCGCGGCCTGGGAGCCTGA
- a CDS encoding ABC transporter permease, producing MGAGRLYAAVAAGGFRRYATYRAATAAGVFTNTVFGLILVYTYQALWDERPLLGGYDQAQAVTYVWLGQAFLSTLAIGGGGVEDELMERIRTGNVAIDLYRPADLQLWWLAADLGRALFQLLGRGVLPFVFGALCFPVSLPADAGTWAAFLVAVILAMLVGFGIRYLVALSAFWLLDGTGVTQMGWLLGYFCSGMLLPLNVIPGVLGEVVRVLPWSSLLQAPADILLGHADPLPTYLFQGAWAVVLLGAGRLAQSAATRRVVVQGG from the coding sequence GTGGGCGCGGGACGGTTGTACGCGGCTGTCGCGGCAGGGGGGTTCCGACGGTACGCGACCTACCGTGCCGCCACTGCGGCAGGGGTGTTCACGAACACCGTCTTCGGTCTGATTCTCGTCTACACCTACCAGGCGCTGTGGGACGAGCGGCCCCTTCTCGGCGGATACGACCAGGCGCAGGCGGTGACCTACGTCTGGCTGGGGCAGGCCTTCCTGTCGACGCTGGCGATCGGGGGCGGCGGGGTCGAGGACGAGCTGATGGAGCGGATCCGCACCGGGAACGTGGCGATCGACCTGTACCGGCCCGCCGACCTCCAGCTGTGGTGGCTGGCGGCGGACCTGGGGCGGGCGCTGTTCCAGTTGCTGGGCCGGGGCGTCCTGCCGTTCGTGTTCGGCGCGCTGTGCTTCCCGGTGTCGCTGCCGGCCGACGCGGGCACCTGGGCGGCGTTCCTGGTGGCCGTGATCCTTGCGATGCTGGTCGGTTTCGGCATCCGGTACCTGGTGGCGCTGAGCGCGTTCTGGCTGCTGGACGGCACCGGGGTCACCCAGATGGGGTGGCTGCTCGGTTACTTCTGCTCGGGCATGCTGCTGCCGCTGAACGTGATCCCGGGCGTCCTCGGCGAGGTCGTCCGGGTGCTGCCCTGGTCCTCGCTGCTGCAAGCCCCGGCGGACATCCTGCTGGGGCATGCCGACCCGCTGCCCACCTATCTGTTCCAGGGTGCCTGGGCGGTCGTGCTGCTGGGTGCCGGGCGGCTGGCGCAGTCGGCGGCCACGCGCCGGGTGGTGGTGCAGGGTGGCTGA
- the rph gene encoding ribonuclease PH yields the protein MSRIDGRTPEQLRPVTIERGWSKHAEGSVLISFGDTKVFCTASVTEGVPRWRKGSGEGWVTAEYAMLPRATNTRGDRESVKGRIGGRTHEISRLIGRSLRAVIDYKALGENTVVLDCDVLQADGGTRTAAITGAYVALADAVAWARGKKLVKAGRQPLTGTVSAVSVGIVGGVPLLDLCYEEDVRADTDMNVVCTGDGRFVEVQGTAEAEPFARDELNALLDLAVGGCAELAAIQRAALETARA from the coding sequence ATGTCTCGCATCGACGGCCGTACGCCCGAACAGCTCCGCCCGGTCACCATCGAACGCGGCTGGAGCAAGCACGCCGAGGGCTCCGTCCTCATCTCCTTCGGCGACACCAAGGTCTTCTGCACCGCCTCCGTCACCGAGGGGGTCCCGCGCTGGCGCAAGGGCAGCGGCGAGGGCTGGGTCACCGCGGAGTACGCCATGCTGCCCCGCGCCACCAACACCCGCGGCGACCGGGAGTCCGTCAAGGGCAGGATCGGCGGCCGCACCCATGAGATCTCCCGGCTCATCGGCCGCTCCCTGCGCGCCGTCATCGACTACAAGGCGCTCGGCGAGAACACCGTCGTCCTCGACTGCGACGTCCTCCAGGCCGACGGCGGCACCCGCACGGCGGCGATCACCGGCGCCTACGTCGCCCTGGCCGACGCCGTCGCCTGGGCCCGCGGCAAGAAGCTGGTCAAGGCCGGCCGGCAGCCGCTCACCGGCACCGTCAGCGCCGTCTCCGTCGGCATCGTCGGCGGCGTCCCGCTGCTCGACCTCTGCTACGAGGAGGACGTGCGCGCCGACACGGACATGAACGTCGTCTGCACCGGCGACGGCCGCTTCGTCGAGGTCCAGGGCACCGCCGAGGCCGAGCCCTTCGCCCGCGACGAGCTGAACGCCCTGCTCGACCTCGCCGTCGGCGGCTGCGCCGAACTGGCCGCGATCCAGCGGGCGGCCCTGGAGACGGCACGGGCCTGA
- a CDS encoding GroES family chaperonin, with product MSANRNEQSTPHHDKLPIRMLHDRVLVRQETGEGERRSGGGILIPATAAVGRRLAWAEVVAVGQNVRTVEPGDRVLFDPEDRAEVEVRGVAYVLMRERDLHAVAADRFEGSEDSTGLYL from the coding sequence GTGAGCGCCAACAGAAACGAACAGAGCACTCCCCACCACGACAAGCTGCCCATCCGGATGCTGCACGACCGGGTTCTCGTGCGGCAGGAGACCGGTGAGGGCGAGCGGCGGTCGGGCGGCGGCATCCTGATTCCCGCCACCGCGGCGGTCGGGCGGCGGCTGGCCTGGGCCGAGGTCGTCGCGGTCGGCCAGAACGTACGCACGGTGGAGCCCGGTGACCGGGTGCTGTTCGACCCGGAGGACCGGGCGGAGGTCGAGGTGCGGGGCGTGGCCTACGTCCTCATGCGCGAGCGTGACCTGCACGCCGTCGCCGCGGACCGGTTCGAGGGGTCGGAGGACTCCACGGGGCTGTACCTGTAG